A genomic window from Thunnus maccoyii chromosome 2, fThuMac1.1, whole genome shotgun sequence includes:
- the LOC121884408 gene encoding retinal cone rhodopsin-sensitive cGMP 3',5'-cyclic phosphodiesterase subunit gamma-like, whose translation MSDAAVATPADKKAPPKFKQRAARTFKSKAPKPGQKGFGDDIPGMEGLGTDITVVCPWEAFGDMELSDLAKYGIL comes from the exons atgtcagaCGCAGCTGTTGCAACTCCCGCCGACAAGAAGGCACCTCCTAAATTCAAGCAGAGGGCTGCTCGCACATTCAAGAGCAAGGCCCCTAAACCAGGCCAGAAGGG ATTCGGAGACGACATCCCCGGCATGGAGGGTCTCGGCACAGACATCACAGTGGTGTGCCCATGGGAAGCCTTCGGGGACATGGAGCTCAGCGACCTGGCGAAATACGGAATTCTTTAG